From a region of the Cucumis sativus cultivar 9930 chromosome 6, Cucumber_9930_V3, whole genome shotgun sequence genome:
- the LOC101221468 gene encoding cytochrome P450 78A5: protein MSSHTLLLYFPISISQSFDALLLSLLLLSLFTFFLHPGGFAWAISKCKTTASSAIPGPSGLPFIGLLHIFTLSTPHKSLSALANRFKAYPLMAFSVGLTRFVISSNPDVAKEILNSPSFADRPVKESAYELLFHRAMGFAPYGEYWRNLRRISATYMFSPKRIAGFEGFRKEVGFKMVREIEKSMVLKGDVRVKEILHFGSLNNVMMTVFGKCYEFCNGERDGLELEALVKEGYDLLGIFNWSDHFPLLGFLDLQGVRKRCRCLASKVNVFVGKIIEEHRMKREIKEFHQEEQEHNKDFVDVLLDLEKDDKLSDSDMIAVLWEMIFRGTDTVAILLEWILARMVIHPEIQTKAQNEIDSVIDEKWRAISDNDIQKLPYLQAIVKECLRMHPPGPLLSWARLAVADVHVDGRVIPAGTTAMVNMWAITHDEKVWKDAEKFDPNRFMEEEISVMGSDLRLAPFGAGRRVCPGKAMGLATVHLWLAQLLQAYKWMPCSDESTNGVDLSECLKLSMEMKTPLVCRAVPRPAW from the exons ATGTCATCACACACCTTACTTCTCTATTTCCCCATTTCCATTTCCCAAAGCTTCGATGCTCTTCTCCTTTCCCTTCTCCTCCTCTCCCTTTTCACCTTCTTCCTCCACCCTGGCGGTTTCGCTTGGGCCATTTCCAAGTGCAAAACCACCGCTTCCTCCGCCATCCCCGGTCCTTCTGGCCTCCCATTCATCGGCCTCCTCCACATCTTCACTCTCTCTACTCCTCACAAATCCCTCTCTGCTCTCGCCAATCGATTTAAAGCGTACCCATTAATGGCTTTCTCTGTTGGCTTAACTCGCTTTGTGATTTCTAGTAATCCTGATGTTGCTAAAGAAATTCTTAATAGCCCTTCCTTTGCTGATAGACCTGTGAAAGAATCTGCTTATGAACTGCTTTTTCACAGAGCAATGGGGTTTGCTCCTTATGGTGAGTATTGGAGGAACTTGAGGAGGATTTCTGCTACTTATATGTTCAGTCCTAAGAGAATAGCTGGTTTTGAAGGGTTTAGGAAAGAAGTTGGGTTTAAAATGGTGAGGGAAATTGAGAAATCCATGGTTTTAAAAGGGGATGTTAGAGTTAAGGAGATTCTTCATTTTGGGTCTTTGAATAATGTGATGATGACTGTTTTTGGGAAATGTTATGAGTTTTGTAATGGCGAGAGAGATGGGCTTGAGCTTGAGGCGTTGGTTAAAGAAGGGTATGATTTGCTTGGTATTTTTAATTGGAGTGATCACTTTCCTTTGTTGGGATTCTTGGATTTACAAGGTGTGAGGAAAAGATGTAGATGTTTGGCTTCTAAAGTTAATGTATTTGTGGGGAAAATCATTGAGGAACATAGAATGAAGAGGGAAATCAAGGAATTTCATcaagaagaacaagaacataataaagattttgttgatgttctgcttgatttggagaaagaTGACAAACTCTCAGATTCTGATATGATTGCTGTTCTTTGG GAAATGATATTTAGAGGAACTGACACAGTAGCCATACTTCTAGAATGGATTTTAGCAAGAATGGTAATACATCCAGAAATCCAAACTAAAGCACAAAATGAAATCGATTCAGTAATAGACGAGAAATGGAGAGCCATTTCAGATAATGATATTCAAAAGCTTCCATATCTTCAAGCCATTGTGAAGGAATGTTTAAGAATGCACCCACCAGGGCCACTTCTATCATGGGCAAGACTAGCGGTAGCGGACGTACACGTCGACGGGAGGGTTATACCGGCCGGGACGACGGCAATGGTGAACATGTGGGCAATAACACATGATGAGAAGGTGTGGAAAGATGCAGAGAAATTTGATCCAAACAGATTcatggaagaagaaatcagTGTTATGGGAAGTGATTTGAGATTGGCTCCATTTGGGGCAGGGAGAAGAGTTTGTCCTGGAAAAGCAATGGGATTGGCTACTGTCCATCTCTGGTTGGCTCAGTTGCTTCAAGCTTACAAATGGATGCCTTGTTCTGATGAATCCACTAATGGTGTTGACTTGTCAGAGTGTCTTAAACTCTCAATGGAAATGAAAACTCCATTGGTTTGCAGAGCTGTTCCTAGGCCTGCTTGGTGA
- the LOC101220998 gene encoding MADS-box protein CMB1 isoform X1, with protein sequence MGRGRVELKKIENKINRQVTFTKRRNGLLKKAYELSILCDAEVALIIFSARGKLYEFSSSPSIAKTLERYERHSYGALEASLPPKDTERWYQEYLKLKAEVEALQYSQRRFLGEELDDLETKELDQLEIQLEMSLKQIRSTKRQTMFDQLSDLQKKEDKLLETNQALRKKLEESSAAIHHTSWDSSEPNNLQYCRQPEAFLQLNNNIIALENSYNPTEVTNEENVVNSGADGNGLSSHWMLL encoded by the exons atgggAAGGGGAAGAGTAGAGTTGAAGAAGAtagagaacaaaataaatcgACAAGTTACAttcacaaaaagaagaaatggactTCTTAAAAAGGCTTATGAGCTCTCCATTTTGTGTGATGCTGAAGTTGCTTTGATCATCTTCTCCGCTCGTGGCAAACTCTATGAATTCTCAAGCTCTCCCAG TATAGCCAAGACACTGGAGAGGTATGAAAGGCATAGCTATGGTGCACTGGAAGCCTCCCTCCCTCCAAAGGACACTGAG AGATGGTATCAAGAGTATTTGAAGCTGAAAGCAGAAGTGGAAGCTTTACAATATTCACAAAG ACGATTTCTCGGAGAAGAACTGGATGATTTGGAGACTAAGGAATTGGACCAACTAGAAATTCAATTGGAAATGTCTCTAAAGCAAATTAGATCTACTAAG AGGCAAACGATGTTTGATCAATTATCTGATCTCCaaaaaaag GAAGATAAACTGCTGGAAACAAATCAAGCTTTGAGGAAGAAG TTGGAGGAAAGTAGTGCAGCTATTCATCATACATCATGGGATTCTTCAGAGCCCAACAATTTGCAATACTGCAGACAACCTGAGGCCTTTCTTCAACtcaataacaatattattgCATTGGAAAATAG ttACAATCCAACTGAAGttacaaatgaagaaaatgttgTGAACTCTGGGGCAGATGGCAATGGTTTGTCTTCACATTGGATGCTgctttga
- the LOC101220998 gene encoding MADS-box protein CMB1 isoform X2, whose amino-acid sequence MGRGRVELKKIENKINRQVTFTKRRNGLLKKAYELSILCDAEVALIIFSARGKLYEFSSSPSIAKTLERYERHSYGALEASLPPKDTERWYQEYLKLKAEVEALQYSQRRFLGEELDDLETKELDQLEIQLEMSLKQIRSTKLEESSAAIHHTSWDSSEPNNLQYCRQPEAFLQLNNNIIALENSYNPTEVTNEENVVNSGADGNGLSSHWMLL is encoded by the exons atgggAAGGGGAAGAGTAGAGTTGAAGAAGAtagagaacaaaataaatcgACAAGTTACAttcacaaaaagaagaaatggactTCTTAAAAAGGCTTATGAGCTCTCCATTTTGTGTGATGCTGAAGTTGCTTTGATCATCTTCTCCGCTCGTGGCAAACTCTATGAATTCTCAAGCTCTCCCAG TATAGCCAAGACACTGGAGAGGTATGAAAGGCATAGCTATGGTGCACTGGAAGCCTCCCTCCCTCCAAAGGACACTGAG AGATGGTATCAAGAGTATTTGAAGCTGAAAGCAGAAGTGGAAGCTTTACAATATTCACAAAG ACGATTTCTCGGAGAAGAACTGGATGATTTGGAGACTAAGGAATTGGACCAACTAGAAATTCAATTGGAAATGTCTCTAAAGCAAATTAGATCTACTAAG TTGGAGGAAAGTAGTGCAGCTATTCATCATACATCATGGGATTCTTCAGAGCCCAACAATTTGCAATACTGCAGACAACCTGAGGCCTTTCTTCAACtcaataacaatattattgCATTGGAAAATAG ttACAATCCAACTGAAGttacaaatgaagaaaatgttgTGAACTCTGGGGCAGATGGCAATGGTTTGTCTTCACATTGGATGCTgctttga
- the LOC101219650 gene encoding ubiquinone biosynthesis protein COQ4 homolog, mitochondrial, with protein sequence MVGGVRIQLNRWQQAAVALGSAVGALLDPRRADLIAALGETTGKPAFERVLERMKKSAEGRAVLMERPRVLSSEVGHAWDLPSNTFGGAYANFMGSRNFSPDDRPPVRFMDTEELEYVAMRAREVHDFWHTLFGLPTNLIGESALKVIEFEQMHLPMCMLSVLGGTARFNEKQRKLFFQHYFPWSIRAGMQCTDLMCIYYERHFHEDLNDVRAKWGIIPAPPSSQV encoded by the exons ATGGTAGGTGGTGTACGTATTCAGCTCAATAGATGGCAGCAAGCAGCAGTTGCACTTGGTTCAGCAGTAGGTGCCTTGCTAGATCCACGGCGAGCAGATCTAATAGCAGCTCTTGGGGAGACAACCGGAAAGCCTGCTTTTGAAAGAGTCCTTGAAAGGATGAAAAAAAGTGCCGAAGGCAGA GCAGTGTTGATGGAGCGACCACGTGTGTTATCATCAGAGGTTGGGCATGCATGGGACCTTCCATCCAACACCTTTGGAGGTGCATATGCTAATTTCATGGGTTCTAGGAATTTTTCTCCAGATGACCGGCCTCCTGTTCGATTCATGGATACTGAGGAACTTGAGTATGTTGCAATGAGAGCTCGTGAGGTTCATGACTTCTGGCACACCCTGTTTGGTCTTCCCACAAACTTGATCGGTGAGTCAGCACTGAAGGTTATCGAATTTGAGCAAATGCACCTTCCAATGTGCATGCTGTCTGTTTTGGGAGGCACAGCAAGATTCAATGAGAAACAGAGAAAATTGTTCTTCCAGCATTATTTCCCTTGGTCTATTCGTGCTGGCATGCAATGCACAGATCTCATGTGCATATATTATGAGCGACATTTCCATGAGGATTTGAATGATGTTCGGGCGAAATGGGGAATAATTCCTGCACCTCCATCTTCCCAAGTTTAA
- the LOC101221232 gene encoding protein BIG GRAIN 1-like E: MSLSSSEIINKKMFHHRRASKELDVFEAARYFSDYNETSASTSSFGAKFTPKMKKKDKGWIKGRISLDMQVKNILNLPQHFPQHDSYSVEKQVTKEKKYKQPSSPGGRLASFLNSIFSHSSSKKKKSKHFAQSMDEDMEDDESRTSKRRISISHFRTSNATATDAKFIYSSSPRNNNSGFRTPPPHVQTPTKSYKELLSFSKFNRLVKSAEALEKPSMDDKRIRKDKGVVEKQKMKKNNLSNNNCCSEKDRVWVEKNLVGGEMKKKLRKFDHEINKNNTVGGHNNNDDEEDDGGETDSSSDLFELQIYDLDYYSNGLPVYESTDIDSIKRRNSVSNAV; this comes from the exons ATGTCTCTCTCAAGCTCAGAAATAATCAATAAGAAGATGTTCCACCATAGGAGAGCTTCAAAGGAACTTGATGTGTTCGAAGCTGCTCGATATTTCTCCGATTACAATGAAACTTCCGCTTCAACCAGTAGTTTTGGCGCAAAGTTTACtccaaaaatgaagaagaaagataaagGATGGATCAAAGGGAGAATCAGCTTAGACATGCAG GTGAAGAACATTCTTAATCTTCCCCAACATTTTCCCCAGCATGATTCTTATAGTGTTGAAAAGCAAGTAACAAAGGAGAAGAAGTACAAGCAACCCAGCTCTCCTGGTGGGAGATTGGCAAGCTTTTTGAACTCTATTTTCAGCCATTCAAGttccaagaagaagaaatcgaAACATTTTGCACAATCCATGGACGAAGACATGGAGGATGACGAAAGTCGAACATCGAAGAGAAGGATTAGCATAAGCCATTTTCGAACCTCGAATGCTACTGCTACAGATGCAAAGTTCATCTATTCTTCCTCTCCAAGAAATAACAATTCAG GTTTTAGAACGCCACCTCCACACGTTCAAACCCCAACAAAAAGCTACAAGGAGCTATTGTCGTTTTCGAAGTTCAACCGACTTGTAAAATCAGCTGAAGCATTGGAGAAACCTAGCATGGATGATAAGAGAATAAGGAAAGATAAAGGGGTTGTGGAGAaacaaaagatgaagaagaataatttGAGCAATAATAATTGTTGTTCAGAAAAAGATAGGGTTTGGGTTGAGAAAAATTTAGTAGGtggagaaatgaagaaaaaattaaggaAATTTGATCATGAAATTAACAAGAACAATACTGTTGGTGgtcataataataatgatgatgaagaagatgatggtgGAGAAACAGATTCAAGCTCTGATTTGTTTGAGTTGCAAATTTATGATTTGGATTATTACTCCAATGGCTTGCCTGTTTATGAATCTACTGATATTGATAGcattaagagaagaaattcTGTCTCTAATGCTGTTTAA